One genomic window of Garra rufa chromosome 24, GarRuf1.0, whole genome shotgun sequence includes the following:
- the LOC141299995 gene encoding guanine nucleotide-binding protein G(olf) subunit alpha-like, producing MVSFLDRIESVRQSDYTPTDQDLLRCRVLTSGIFETRFQVDKVNFHMFDVGGQRDERRKWIQCFNDVTAIIFVAASSSYNMVIREDNSTNRLRESLDLFRSIWTNRASGFQKIWLR from the exons ATGGTCAG CTTCCTGGACAGAATTGAGTCTGTACGACAGAGTGACTACACACCAACAGACCAG GATTTGCTGAGGTGCCGTGTTTTGACTTCAGGGATTTTTGAAACTCGATTTCAAGTAGACAAAGTCAACTTTCA TATGTTTGATGTGGGCGGTCAGAGAGATGAAAGGAGAAAATGGATTCAGTGCTTTAACG ATGTGACCGCCATCATCTTTGTGGCAGCCAGTAGCAGTTATAACATGGTCATAAGGGAAGACAACAGCACTAACCGGCTGCGCGAGTCTCTTGATCTGTTCCGCAGCATCTGGACTAACAG AGCCAGCggattccagaagatctggctgcGGTGA